A genomic segment from Luteolibacter ambystomatis encodes:
- the lptB gene encoding LPS export ABC transporter ATP-binding protein yields the protein MPVQTSHAPGSSCCNTATAILSATGLRKTYGGRAVVDGVSLTVQPGEIVGLMGPNGAGKTTSFYMIAGLVPPDAGSVHFNGADISSLPMHRRARLGLGYLPQEESVFRKLSVLDNLLAILETRPNLGRKERFDRANDLLERFGIAKLSKSLAITLSGGEKRRLAIARALCTDPKLLMLDEPFAGIDPIAVEDIQKIVRDLRERDGLAILITDHSVRETLSIADRAFLIHDGRVILEGASEELVNDPVAKKYYLGEDFKM from the coding sequence ATGCCCGTCCAAACCTCGCACGCGCCCGGTTCCTCCTGCTGCAATACCGCCACCGCCATCCTCTCCGCCACCGGCCTGCGCAAGACCTACGGTGGTCGTGCGGTCGTGGACGGCGTATCGCTCACCGTCCAGCCCGGCGAGATCGTGGGCCTGATGGGTCCGAACGGTGCGGGCAAAACCACGTCGTTCTACATGATCGCCGGACTCGTCCCGCCGGACGCGGGCTCGGTCCACTTCAACGGCGCGGACATCTCCAGCCTGCCGATGCATCGCCGCGCCCGCCTCGGCCTCGGCTATCTGCCGCAGGAAGAGTCCGTCTTCCGCAAGCTCAGCGTGCTGGACAACCTGCTCGCGATTCTGGAGACGCGCCCGAACCTTGGCCGCAAGGAGCGTTTCGATCGTGCCAACGATTTGTTGGAGCGCTTCGGCATCGCCAAGCTTTCGAAGTCGCTCGCCATCACCCTCTCCGGTGGTGAAAAGCGCCGCCTCGCCATCGCCCGCGCCCTCTGCACCGACCCGAAGCTGCTGATGCTGGACGAGCCCTTCGCCGGCATCGACCCCATCGCTGTGGAGGACATCCAGAAGATCGTCCGCGATCTCCGCGAGCGCGACGGACTGGCCATCCTCATCACCGACCACTCGGTGCGCGAGACCCTCTCCATCGCCGACCGCGCCTTCCTCATCCACGATGGCCGCGTCATCCTCGAAGGTGCTTCCGAAGAACTGGTCAACGACCCGGTTGCGAAGAAGTATTACCTCGGGGAGGACTTCAAGATGTGA
- the hpf gene encoding ribosome hibernation-promoting factor, HPF/YfiA family: MQTANVNLPITVTVRHEQVTDALRDYAQKKIEGLHLDYPRIIEAKAILDVQKNRHIAEIILFCANHITIEAHTENGNMYAALDETIDKISRRMRKHKTRLLKKNRPHRNESIRHLDERYFTEEVLDHPEDSQHDPEPFIVHPDKYKVKTMYKEDAVMELELSDRPFVLYKSARRGCLTLVYRRKDGEYAALDIKEVA; this comes from the coding sequence ATGCAAACTGCCAACGTCAATCTGCCGATCACCGTCACGGTGCGGCACGAGCAAGTGACCGACGCCCTGCGGGACTACGCCCAGAAGAAGATCGAGGGTCTGCACCTCGACTACCCGCGAATCATCGAAGCGAAGGCCATTCTCGACGTTCAGAAAAACCGGCATATCGCTGAAATCATTCTCTTTTGCGCCAACCACATCACCATCGAAGCACACACTGAAAACGGCAACATGTACGCGGCCCTTGATGAGACGATCGACAAGATCTCGCGCCGCATGCGCAAGCACAAGACCCGCCTCCTGAAGAAGAACCGCCCGCACCGCAACGAATCGATCCGCCATCTCGATGAACGCTATTTCACCGAGGAAGTGCTGGATCATCCGGAGGATTCGCAGCACGACCCCGAGCCGTTCATCGTGCATCCGGACAAGTACAAGGTGAAAACCATGTACAAGGAAGATGCGGTCATGGAGCTGGAACTCTCGGACCGCCCCTTCGTGCTCTACAAGAGCGCCCGCCGCGGTTGCCTGACACTGGTTTACCGCCGCAAGGACGGCGAGTACGCAGCGCTGGACATCAAGGAAGTCGCCTGA